TTCTCGCCAGCCACCGTCTTGCGTTGAGGTAGCGCCTTCGGCACCTTTTGACCCCCAAGAAGGTGCCGAAGGCGCTACCTCGACGTAGAGAGCAAAGCGTCAGCTGTCAGGAGATGCATCTCGCCTGTCGCCGAATCGTCCCACGCTCCCGGCGGCCAGGACCGACTCCCATGAGACAATGCTGTCCCGGTTGGCCCCTTGTCCCGAGGAGCGTCGCCATGAGCGCCCACGTCGAGCAGACCATCAACGCGCGACTCACGGAGTGCGAGGCAGACAGGCGGCTCCTCTGCCTCCGGGACCACTCGATGAACAAGGCGGTCCTCGAACGCTTGTCGCGCGGCGAGATTACACGCGTGAATCCTGGCATGTTCATACGCACCTCCGTCTGGGATGACCTCAAACCCGATGTCCGGTGCATCTGGCTCGCACGGACGCTCACGAGCAAGATGCCCTGCATACGGTTCTGCAATGTGACGGCTGCCGTCGCGCGCGGCCTGTCTGTCTCGTACAGCCTCCTCGACAAGGTCCATGTTGCCGAACGGCGCCGCGGACATGACCGCGGCACATCCCTACTCTGCCGCCATAGGATGGGAGGCGACCTCTGGCAGACCGTCGATGGTCTGACAGTGACGTCCCTCGAACGCACGACCTTCGATTGCCTACGAACCACGACGTTTCGTGATGGGCTCGCGATTGCCGACTCCGCCCTGCGAGCAGGCCTCGACAAGAGCTTCCTCCTCGAGCTGCTTGGTTCCATGCACCATTATCGCGGGCTACGTCAGGCACGGATTACGGCGAGCTATGCCGACGCCGCAGCCGAGAGCGGCGGCGAGTCCATCGCACGCGCGGCCATGATCGAGCTCGGATTCGCGATCCCCCAGCTGCAGGCCACCTTCACGGACCCCATTGACGGCAGGCGGCGCCGCGTCGACTTCCTCTGGGTGCGTCCGGACGGCAGCTCTGTCATCGGCGAGCTCGATGGCCGTACCAAATATGTGGACCCCTCGATGACGGGAGGGCGCAGCGTCGTGGACGTGCTCGCCGACGAGCGGCTGCGCGAGTCGCACCTCTCGCTGGCGGCAGATGGCGCACCCATCATGCGCTTCTCGGTGGGCGACACCTACAATCTTGCCTATTTCGAGCGGCTCCTCACCACGTTTGGCGTGCCTCGCGCATAGCCATCCAGATGACAGGAATCCCCCGGCAGCAGTCAGGCTCGCCTCTTTCTCGTCGAGGTAGCGCCTTCGGCACCTTTTGACCCCCAAGAAGGTGCCGAAGGCGCTACCTCGACGTGGAGACGGCTGGCGACACGTCAGCGGGCCGCAGGAGCCACATGTGTGCACATTGTGAAGGGGCCGGTCGAGAGGTTGTCCTTCTCGGAAGCGGAGATACTATCACTAATAGCTATTGACGATAGGTTTTCGCCCGGACATCTATCGGTAGAAGTAGCTCACGCACACGGCGCAGGTCACAGGAGTGAGGGAGGACGTCACATGGGCACGGGCACGACCAAGGATTCACACAACCGTGATGTCGAGAAGAACGAGTCCGCTGCGGCTTACTTCGCCACTCCCGACGTCCCCTACACGGCCGAGGAGCTCAACCTGGCCGAGCACCTCTTCCGCTCGTTCGGCCTCATGTCGCGCGGTCCCATGCAGCAGATCCAGGGTGCCACGCGCGGCGAGATGGCGCTGCTGGGCTTCCTCGAGTCGACCGACCACCCGTTGGCCCCCTCCGACCTTGCCGAGAGGCTCAAGCTCACCTCGGCGCGCATCGCCAACACCCTGAACTCCCTCGAGCGCAAGGGCCTCATCGAGCGCTCGCACGACGAGACCGACCGACGCCGCGTGGAGGTCTCGATCACGCCGGCCGGCAGCGAGCTGTTCCGCACCCAGCTCAAGGGTGCCGTCCTGGGGCTCACAGCAATGGTGCGCGACCTCGGCATGGACGACGCCCGCGAGTTCGTGCGCATCACCAGCCGCATCGAAGGCCTCATCTCCGAGCGCGAGCAGGTCTACCCTCCCCCGCTCATCGACTTCGGGGACATCGCGTAGCACGACGTCGCGGGATCGCGGCCGAAGTCGCCTTCCCCGCACAGGCAATCCCGGCAAGGCTGGCGCCTCGCCGTCTCAGATATCTATCACCACTAGCAGCTAGTACCATTATAGAAAGGGGAACCATATGCTCAAGGTCCTGAGATACCTCGACAAGAAGCAGTGGGGCATGGTCGCGATCAGCCTCGTCTTCATCGTCATCCAAGTGTGGCTCGACCTCACCCTGCCCGACTACATGAGCAACATCACCACCCTCGTCGAGACCGAGGGCTCCACCATGGGCGAGATCCTCGAGCAGGGCGGCTGGATGCTCCTCTGCGCCGTGGGCTCCATGATCGCCGCCTGCATCGTGGGCTACTTCGCCGCAAAGGTGGGCGCCGGCCTCGCCCAGACGCTCCGCGGCCACGTCTACGACAAGACGCTCGAGATGAGCAAGGGCGACGTCGAGCACTTCTCGACCGCCAGCCTCGTCAACCGCTGCACCAACGACATCACGCAGGTACAGACCCTGGTCATCATGGGCCTGCAGGCCATCATCAAGGCACCGGTCCTCTGCATCTGGGCCGTCTGCAAGATCGCCGGCCACGGCTGGCAGTGGTCGGCCGCCACGGCGGTCGCCGCGTTCGTGGTCATCATCATGCTCGTCTTCACCCTCATCTTCGCCGTGCCGCGGTTCCGCCGCGTGCAGGGCATCACCGACAAGATCAACCGCCTCTGCCGCGAGCACCTCGTGGGCATCCGCCCGGTGCACGCCTACAACGCCGAGGCCTATGAGCAGAAGCGCTTCGACGAGGCCAACGACGACATCACCGACGTCAACATGGTCGCCTATCGTGTCATGGCCATCATGAGCCCCGGCATGACCTTCGTGACCAGCGTGCTCACCCTCGTGGTCTACTGGATCGGCGCCTACCTCGTGGAGGCGGCGCTCCCCGGTGCCAAGCTCGGTGTCTTCTCGGACATGGTGGTCTTCTCCAACTACGCCATCCAGGTCGTCATGGCCTTCGTCCTGCTCAACATGATCTTCATCCTCCTGCCGCGCGCCCAGGTCTCGGCCGGCCGCATCATGGAGGTCATCAGCACCGACCCGTCCATCAAGGATGGCAAGGGTGCCGACGTGACCGACGCCGAGAAGGGCACCGTGGAGTTCCGCGACGTCTCGTTCAGCTATCCTGACGGCGGCGCCGAGGTCCTCTCGCACATCTCGTTCAAGGCCGAGCGCGGCCAGACCGTCGCCTTCATCGGCGCCACTGGCTCGGGCAAGACCACCCTGGTCCAGCTCGTCGACCGCCTCTATGACCCCTCGACCGGCACCGTGCTGGTCGACGGCCACGACGTGCGCGAGTTCTCGCAGGACGACCTGCACAACCGCATCGGCTACATCCCCCAGACCGCGACGCTCTTCTCGGGGACCGTTGCCTCCAACGTGAGCTACGGCGAGGCAGCGCAGGACATCACGCGCCAGGACGTCACCGAGGGGCTCGACATCGCCCAGGCCTCCGACTTCGTCTCGAAGATGGACAAGGGCGAGGACGCGCGCATCGACCAGGGCGGCCGCAACGTCTCTGGCGGCCAGCGCCAGCGCCTGGCCATCGCCCGCGCCGTGGCACGCAAGCCTGAGACGCTCATCTTTGACGATTCCTTCTCGGCGCTCGACTTCGCGACCGACAAGGCCCTGCGCAACACCCTTTCCGAGAAGTGCGCCTCGACCACGCGCCTCGTGGTCGCCCAGCGCATCGGCACCATCAGGAACGCCGACCAGATCATAGTGCTCGACCACGGCGAGGTCGTGGGCACGGGCACGCACGACGAGCTCATGCAGACGTGCGACGCCTACCAGGAGATCGCGCTCTCGCAGCTTTCGAAGGAGGAGTTGGACAATGCCTAGCAGCATGCCTGGAACCGACCACACCGTCGCCATGGGGACCGAGAATGCCGACATCGGCGGCGCGTTCAAGAACCTGTTCTCATACCTGGGCCGCAAGAAGGCCCCCGTCATCATCGCCTGCGTGCTCTCGCTCCTGGGCGCGGTGCTGAACCTCATCGGACCGTCGAAGCTCGGCGAGATCACCGACATGATCAGCAACGGGCTCACCGGCACCATCGACCTCACGAGCGTCACGTCCCTGGCCACCCTGCTCGTGATCCTCTATGCGGCTGGCTTCATCGTCAACTACATCCAGGGCTTCATCATGGCCACGGTGACCCAGAAGGTCACGCAGAACATGCGTCGCGACATCTCGCACAAGATCGACCGCCTGCCGCTCAAGTACCTGGACGGCACGCCGACCGGCGACGTGCTCAGCCGCGTCACCAACGACGTCGACACCGTGGGCCAGATGATGAACCAGTCCCTCTCCACGATCGTGAGCTCGGTCGCCATGCTCATCGGCTCGCTCGTCATGATGTTCGCGACCAACGTCCTCATGACGCTCGCCGGCGTGATCGCGACGCTGTTGGGCGTGGCCCTGGTCATCTTCGTGATCATGAGGTCACAGGGCTACTTCACCCAGCAGCAGGCCGAGATCGGCAAGATCGACGGGCACGTGGAGGAGGTCTTCGGCGGGCTCGACGTGGTCAAGACCTGCAACGGCGAGAAGGCCGCCGGCACCGAGTTCCACAAGATGAACGACGCGCTCTATGGTGCCGCGTGGAAGGCCAACTTCCTCTCGAGCCTCATGATGCCGCTCATGATCTTCATCGGTAACCTCGCCTACGTGGCCGTCTGCATCGTCGGCGGCATCCTCGTGATCCAGGGGAGCATCGGCTTCGGCGTCGTCGTCTCGTTCATGATCTACATCCGCCTGTTCACGCAGCCGCTGCAGAACCTCTCGCAGGCCGCGACCTCCGTCCAGACCATGGCCGCCGCCTGTGGGCGCGTGTTCGAGTTCCTGGACGAGGAGGAGCTCTCGGACGAGTCCGCCAAGACGACCCGCCTCGACGACATCCAGGGCAGGGTCACGTTCCACCACGTGCACTTCGGCTATGACCCCGAGAAGACCATCATCAACGACTTCACCGCCACGGCGCAGCCTGGCCAGAAGATCGCCATCGTGGGTCCCACCGGCGCCGGCAAGACCACCATCGTGAACCTCCTCGAGCGCTTCTACGAGGTCGGGTCAGGCAGGATCACCATCGACGGCACCTCGACCCTCGACCTCACCCGCGAGAACGTCCACGAGCTGTTCGGCATGGTGCTGCAGGACACCTGGCTCTTCGAGGGGACCCTGCGCGAGAACCTCGTCTTCGACACGCCCGACATCTCCGATGACCGCCTCATGGAGGTCTGCGAGTCGTGCGGGCTCGGCAGCTGGGTCAAGCAGCTCCCCAAGGGGCTCGACACCGTGCTCACCGACGAGACGAGCGTGAGCGCCGGCCAGCGCCAGCTCCTCACCATCGCCCGCGCCATGCTGAAGGACGCGCCGCTGCTCATCCTCGACGAGGCCACGAGCTCCGTCGACACCCGCACCGAGCTCAAGGTCCAGGACGCCATGGACAAGCTCATGTGCGGCCGTACGAGCTTCGTCATCGCGCACCGCCTCTCCACGATCAAGAACGCCGACCTCATCCTCGTGATGGAGGACGGCGACATCATCGAGAAGGGCACGCACGACGAGCTCATCAAGCAGGGTGGCGCCTACGCCAAGCTGTACAACTCGCAGTTCGAGCAGGCCGCGTAAGCAAGAGGTACTTCTCGCCGTCACTTGTCGACGGCAGACGCGAGGGCCCCGGCATCCATGTGGGTGTCGGGGCCCTCGTTTGTCTCGATGGTGGCCGCCGGATCCCCTCCCCATTCCGTCGAGGTAGCGGGTTCGGCACCTTCTGACCCCTCAAAAGGTGCCGGATGCGCTACCTCGACGAGGGGACCGCAGGGACCACCAGAGACTACCGCGCCTGCCGCCTGCGTCGGAGGCCCCACAGGGACACCCCCACGACCACGCACGCAGAGCCAGCTGCCAGCGGGAGGCCAGCATCCACGAGGGGATCGGCGGTGTCTGCCAGCCGCGCGACGCCGACCGACGTGGCGCTGGCCTGCGTGAGGTTGCCATTCTCGCCCCCGCCCGACGAGGACGCAGCTCGCGTCGTGGGCGTCGGGGTGGTCGGCGTCGCAGGCGTATCAGGGCTCTCGGGCTCCTTCTTCTTAGCGATGGTCACGGTGCAGCTGGCGGACTTGCTCACGTCCGCGTCGCTGGTGGCGGTCACCACCACGGTGCCCTCCCCCTTGGCCGTGAGGACCGGCATCTCGTCACCCGAGAAGCTCGCGTTGGCCTGGATGTCGACACTGTCAAGGTCTCCCGAGAAGCTCCAGCTGATCCGCGTGGTGGTGGGATTCTCGGCGCCAAGGACGGTCGCGGTGAGGTCGAGCGACTGGTCGCCCTCGCCCAAGGTGATGCCGGCGTCAGCCTTGTCGAGGCTGACGCCCGTGGGATGGTCATAGGCGTTGAGGCCCCGGCGCAGCATGCCGCTCTCCATTGAGGCCGTGGC
This genomic stretch from Atopobiaceae bacterium harbors:
- a CDS encoding MarR family transcriptional regulator gives rise to the protein MGTGTTKDSHNRDVEKNESAAAYFATPDVPYTAEELNLAEHLFRSFGLMSRGPMQQIQGATRGEMALLGFLESTDHPLAPSDLAERLKLTSARIANTLNSLERKGLIERSHDETDRRRVEVSITPAGSELFRTQLKGAVLGLTAMVRDLGMDDAREFVRITSRIEGLISEREQVYPPPLIDFGDIA
- a CDS encoding ABC transporter ATP-binding protein/permease, which translates into the protein MLKVLRYLDKKQWGMVAISLVFIVIQVWLDLTLPDYMSNITTLVETEGSTMGEILEQGGWMLLCAVGSMIAACIVGYFAAKVGAGLAQTLRGHVYDKTLEMSKGDVEHFSTASLVNRCTNDITQVQTLVIMGLQAIIKAPVLCIWAVCKIAGHGWQWSAATAVAAFVVIIMLVFTLIFAVPRFRRVQGITDKINRLCREHLVGIRPVHAYNAEAYEQKRFDEANDDITDVNMVAYRVMAIMSPGMTFVTSVLTLVVYWIGAYLVEAALPGAKLGVFSDMVVFSNYAIQVVMAFVLLNMIFILLPRAQVSAGRIMEVISTDPSIKDGKGADVTDAEKGTVEFRDVSFSYPDGGAEVLSHISFKAERGQTVAFIGATGSGKTTLVQLVDRLYDPSTGTVLVDGHDVREFSQDDLHNRIGYIPQTATLFSGTVASNVSYGEAAQDITRQDVTEGLDIAQASDFVSKMDKGEDARIDQGGRNVSGGQRQRLAIARAVARKPETLIFDDSFSALDFATDKALRNTLSEKCASTTRLVVAQRIGTIRNADQIIVLDHGEVVGTGTHDELMQTCDAYQEIALSQLSKEELDNA
- a CDS encoding ABC transporter ATP-binding protein/permease → MPSSMPGTDHTVAMGTENADIGGAFKNLFSYLGRKKAPVIIACVLSLLGAVLNLIGPSKLGEITDMISNGLTGTIDLTSVTSLATLLVILYAAGFIVNYIQGFIMATVTQKVTQNMRRDISHKIDRLPLKYLDGTPTGDVLSRVTNDVDTVGQMMNQSLSTIVSSVAMLIGSLVMMFATNVLMTLAGVIATLLGVALVIFVIMRSQGYFTQQQAEIGKIDGHVEEVFGGLDVVKTCNGEKAAGTEFHKMNDALYGAAWKANFLSSLMMPLMIFIGNLAYVAVCIVGGILVIQGSIGFGVVVSFMIYIRLFTQPLQNLSQAATSVQTMAAACGRVFEFLDEEELSDESAKTTRLDDIQGRVTFHHVHFGYDPEKTIINDFTATAQPGQKIAIVGPTGAGKTTIVNLLERFYEVGSGRITIDGTSTLDLTRENVHELFGMVLQDTWLFEGTLRENLVFDTPDISDDRLMEVCESCGLGSWVKQLPKGLDTVLTDETSVSAGQRQLLTIARAMLKDAPLLILDEATSSVDTRTELKVQDAMDKLMCGRTSFVIAHRLSTIKNADLILVMEDGDIIEKGTHDELIKQGGAYAKLYNSQFEQAA